The following are encoded together in the Peromyscus leucopus breed LL Stock chromosome 1, UCI_PerLeu_2.1, whole genome shotgun sequence genome:
- the LOC114706646 gene encoding olfactory receptor 52K1-like, which translates to MNPQELNTTHTQITFFLLTGVPGLEDIQIWISIPFSFMYLLAVFGNVLVMAVIVWDRSLHEPMYLFLAMLTFNDVLLCTFTVPQMLLIFWQGPLAATFPACLTQMFFVHALFLSESAVLLAMAFDCYVAICTPLHYTTLLTGSLIVKVGLALIARSVAVVTPGVLILRLDFFHSNIIHHTYCENMGIAKLACNSITLNSIYGLSAAPLTTGLDFVFISLSYWLILKTVLQLPSSVLASACIV; encoded by the exons ATGAATCCACAAG AACTCAACACTACACATACTCAGATCACTTTCTTCTTGCTCACTGGTGTACCAGGATTAGAAGATATCCAGATTTGGATCTCAATCCCTTTCAGCTTCATGTACCTTTTAGCTGTGTTTGGCAATGTGCTGGTTATGGCAGTGATAGTCTGGGACCGGAGCCTCCATGAACCCATGTATCTCTTCCTGGCCATGTTGACATTCAATGATGTTCTCCTCTGTACTTTCACTGTACCCCAAATGCTACTCATTTTCTGGCAGGGTCCCTTGGCTGCCACTTTCCCTGCCTGCCTCACACAAATGTTCTTTGTCCATGCTCTGTTCCTCTCTGAATCTGCTGTCTTACTGGCCATGGCTTTTGACTGCTATGTGGCTATCTGCACACCACTGCATTATACAACCTTGCTTACAGGCTCTCTCATTGTCAAGGTTGGTCTGGCTCTGATAGCTCGGAGTGTGGCTGTTGTCACTCCTGGTGTTCTTATTCTCCGCCTAGACTTCTTTCATAGCAACATTATCCACCACACATACTGTGAGAATATGGGCATCGCCAAGTTGGCCTGCAACAGCATTACCTTAAATAGCATTTATGGGCTCTCGGCAGCTCCCCTCACCACAGGGCTTGACTTTGTCTTCATTTCCTTGTCCTACTGGCTCATCTTGAAAACAGTCCTACAACTGCCAtcttctgtcctagcatcagcctgcaTTGTTTAG